CTACTGTGGAGCCCGACGACCCGACGCGGAGGAGCGAGCCATGATCGACACCAAGAGCGCGGACAAGGAGCTCCAGTTCTACATCCGCCCCCAGACTTTCCCGGTGGCGGTGCGGATGCTCAAGCCCGGCGAGGAGATCCCGCCCAGGGCCAAGCGGCCGGCCCGTGACTTCAAGAAGCTCTCGATGAACTGCCAGGTCATCGACATGTCGCGCCGCTACGGCTGGACGATCGCGCTCACCCGCGAGGACCACATCTGCTCGCTCGGGATCACGGCGCTCGGGTTCGACAAGCCGACTCACCTCTACACCTCGGGGACCCTCTGCGAAGGGATGTACACCGAGACCAAAGAGGCCGGGCAGCGCTCAGAGGCCGCAGTGGACAAGTTCACCCCGGGTGAGTATTACTGCCTCCTGGTGGCGCCGCTCGACCGCTGTGACTTCGAGCCCCACCTCGTCGTCCTCTACGCGAGCCCCGCCCAGGTGATGCGGCTGGTCCAGGCGGCGCTCTGGAAGCGCGGGGGCAAGCTGACCTCCGCGTTCCAGGGTCGGATTGACTGCTCCGAGATCATCGTCACCACGATGAAGACGCGCGAGCCCCAGGTG
This sequence is a window from Candidatus Rokuibacteriota bacterium. Protein-coding genes within it:
- a CDS encoding DUF169 domain-containing protein, with the translated sequence MIDTKSADKELQFYIRPQTFPVAVRMLKPGEEIPPRAKRPARDFKKLSMNCQVIDMSRRYGWTIALTREDHICSLGITALGFDKPTHLYTSGTLCEGMYTETKEAGQRSEAAVDKFTPGEYYCLLVAPLDRCDFEPHLVVLYASPAQVMRLVQAALWKRGGKLTSAFQGRIDCSEIIVTTMKTREPQVILPCSGDRIFGQTQDHEMAFTIAPARAAEVLEGLAGTYKGGVRYPIPQFMAY